In Lactuca sativa cultivar Salinas chromosome 5, Lsat_Salinas_v11, whole genome shotgun sequence, the DNA window GGGCGTATAGAGTTCCCAAAACTCATACCTCCCCACGCCGCCTCCAACTCTCTCTCCCTTGCTTCCCGTTTAGCCACCAACGGGTTCTTCATCTGCTCACCCGATTCCTCCAAACCACCAACAACCACTTTCACCCTCTCCACTCTCAACTTAGGCTTCACCAAAATCTTCTCCAAACTCTCAACACCATTATCTTCCTTCTCTTTCACTCTCTCTTTATTACCATTAACattttccttttccttctttGCTTCTAGAACCTCCCTTTCAAGTCTCGACACACGTTTCACCAAAACCTCATCAAGGCTCGGTGTTTCCTTCATCTCTTGTTTCAATCTTTCAGATCTTTTCACCTTTGGCTCGTATTCGTATTCACTCCCACATTTTCTCTTAGCCTCTTCCATCTCTTTCACAAGCTTTGAAGTATGCTTCATTAGCATACTTCCCAATTCAGGAACaacctcaacctcaacctttttCAAATCCTTCTTGTTTTTATCAAAATTGTTCTTTTTAGCCTCTTGAATCTCCTTTTCCAATTTCGAATAATGTTTCACCAAAACTCCTCCCAACCCTCCTTCTGTACTTGTCTTCTCTTCTTGAGTATCATCTACTTTGGTTCTACCATTTTTAGCATTTTTTGCATCTTGTATCTCTTTTTCAAGTTTGGTCAAACGGTTGACTAGAAACTTATCAAGTCCTGGAAGCTCTTCTTCGTGTTGCTTCCTGCTTGctttaccaccaccaccaccaccaccattttgGGCTTCAGCTAGGGCGGCATTGAGTCCACATGTTGCAACAATGGTGGCAAGAGAAGCAAGTTCTTCTTCCTTTAAACTTTTTAGTCTTTCCAACATCATGTCCACAAGAGATTCCTTTTCTTTTTCCTTACTCAATTCTATATCATCTTTTTGGGATGATTCTGAAGTGGGCTCTTCACATAAATCTTGATTCTTTTCATCTAAATCAGGGTTTTGACTTATTTTTTTCAGTAGTTCTTTAAACTCTGCTTCACCTATGGATGCACAACTTGAGAGCTTGACAAATGCAGCTTTCAAGGCAGCTGCCACTTGTTTATCAACCTCAAATGCTGTGTCAAAAGATGTTGTCACTGTATGTTGTCCATTTTCGGATGATTTTTCTATTTTGTAATGCTTTGTTGAGCAATCTGGTATGTCATACATGATGACTCCTATTTCTTTTGCAGATTCGAAAGCTTTGGTTGCAGTTTCTTCTGCTTTTGCCAGAAGAGATTCTGCTTCTTTACTTTCAATTCTGTGAAAATACCAATCTGATTAGATAAAGTAGAAGttaaaataaacaaagaaaaaagGTTTATTGCATATTTTACCTTGCTGCATGAAGTATTCGACACCATGATGCTTCAACAAGTGCAGCTTTTCGGGCTTCTATTGCTTTATGAGCAGCTTCTTTAACTGCTATTTTTTCTCTGAGGACTTTTGAGAAATGGGGATTTGTGTCACCAAGAGTTTCATCAAGAGTTGAGTTCATGCCATCTACTTCCTGAAATAATgaatgatgataataataatttAGATGCATTTTTCAAGATTAATGTAATTGAACAAGAAGATGGAATAGGTACCTGAAGTAATTTTAATTTTCTTGTTAGGTAGGAATCCACTTTCTTGCGTGGAAACCAGCTGAGAGGTGAAGTTTTTCTACGAGTAGGCTTTTTAATCTGAGATGCCAGTTTGTTAAGAGGACGTGGGCTTGGCTGATTTGGATCTTTCTTTAGCTTGTTCTGTATTTTTTAGTAAAAGAGACAAAATCAACAAGATAATCGAATTATTTTCATGGATCTGAGTCTCACAAGTCACAAGAAATGGTTTCTTCTTAAATGTTTAGTGTAACTTTAATCAATTTGACAATTTTTAGACAGAAATTGGAACATTAGACAACAGAAATAACCATTCATGCATATCATATACACAATTTGGCTATCAAATGTATTTTCAGCCCATATTAAGGCATTAGTTGCCAAATCGTTGTTATTTGTCAATTTCTCCGTGGATATATTTGGTAATTAACTATTATACATATAAACACACACAGGATTCTAAAGCATTAAGATCCTAGGCACCCACATCAATGCAAAACAGATTGTAGATCGTTTAGATAGTAGGCACCCACATCAATGTAAAATAGATTGTCACTTCAGATAAAATTAGGGCAAATCAAACAAACTACAATCCGAAACCAACACTGAAGAAAATTATCCAAGAAAAACACAAGTTACTAAAGCAATGCCTACGGATTGAAGGGCACATATCAGAAGGAAACATCAATGGAAAAAATCAAGAATACATAAAGATACACACCTTTATAGGCTTCGAAGTTGAGGGACAAGAGCGATTAGAGTTTATCTCTGAATCAACAGAGCTTTGACTGATTTCCTTTTCAATACAACCCAAATCCAAGCAGCCGAAATCCATTTTCTTTGACTATCCAGACAACGAATGAATCAGATCAGATGAGATATAAATGATACTAATGGGTTGAGTGTGTAATAGTCAGGAAAAACACAAGTTACTAAAGCAATAGTCAGCGACCAGGGAGTGAAACGCCAGATTGAAGAGATACATCTAAAAATCTATAACTCATCAATCTAGGGTTTGATCATAACAGGAAAGCAAAACCACCAAATCGGAAAGCAAAATCAATGGAGAAATTAAGAAATTAAATCGTTGATGAGAATTGCAGAAAGATATATACCTTTGGAGGCTTCGAACTTGAGGGCAAAGAATCATTAGGGTTTATATCTGAATCAACAGAGGTTTGCTTTTCAATACAACCAAAATCCAAGCAGCCCAAATCCATTTTCTTCGATTATCAGGATACTGAATGAATCAGAcgtgatgaaaaatgaaaataacCGGTTGAGAACGTAATTTTATGAAGCTTAGAAGATTGTGATGTTAGAGAAACATGTAGAAGTAGGGTTTTGTTTTTGATAACGATAACGAAGGAAGTATCCGTTACAATTGTTTCATGTAGCGTTCAAAATTTGAGATTTGGATGTTGATCGTATGCAGCAGCGGTGCAGGATACTTACTATGTCGCTCCAACGGTTCGCTTCTACGATTAAAACAGGTGGACTGGGCTCAAGTGTTTTCGGCCCAAGGTCCCTAGGCAAACAAACAccggatttgaaacggtttggtttattaaaaaaaaaagaaaaacaaatgcAAAAAAGTTATTatagttatttttttaattatgtcattatatttatttttttattaaaatatcaataAATGACTAGTTCTTCCTGATTTTGTGGTAATCATTTTCTTCGAATTGCAATAAAGCCACTAAAtttatcaaaattttgattttgacatcGAGTTTCAAATTTCAAGAAAGTCATTATATTACCAtaaaatttcaattttgacatcaatgttttttttttctcaattatgtCATTACATTTATAATTTTGTTGTAATGCCAACCAATTGACGAATTTAAGAGATATTATTGTGGTTTAGAAGTTCGATTTGTACAACAAATAAATGAATGTCGGTCCAATGGTTCAAACTTACTTACATGTCAGCGAAAAGGGCATAGTCACCCTTTTAGGAGATGTTATTGTGGTTTAGAAGCTCGATTTGTACAACAAATAAATAAAGACCCATACAAGGTTGAGTTAGTGGTttaaactcactaagcatctCCTGCACCGATCTTGTAGGGTCGTCATTTACTTGTTTTACAAATTGAACTTTTAAACCACAATAGCATCTCGTGAAAGGGTGAGTACGTCTTTTTCATTGACTTTTAAGTGAGTTTAAACCATTAGATTGAACTTTAGACGCCATTTGTGAAAAAAATACTCTGACGAGAATTAAGCATTaaacattataataaaaaaaatgtcacCTAAACGGGTGAGTATATCATTTTCACTGACTTTTAAGTGAGTTTGAACCACTTAATCGGCCAAAAAAGATATGTGAAATTGGGTTCAATACAAACACtatatttgaaactcaatccTACCACATAAGATTTTACTTGGCTATCACATCATAATATTGCCATGTCATTTATTTtgtagtgtaacgcccgtagatccggactagtcaatttacagacgataaacatcaaaaatgactttttgatggaaaattatttagaaggattaatcttaactaagttatagtatatgttacaaagatttcgtacatataaagaacgccgaaatccgagttataacgaaaaagttatgacatgtcgaagtttcgcgaaagaaccggcacgacacaacgcgacgtaaatagtgaatttatgttagagcgatatttggccttagcaatataaatgaaagtcataAAATACGTTAAACCgcgagcgtgcataaaaagaacgtctaaatctgacttcgtatgaggaagttatgattttccgaagctTCGACTTAGCaatgtacagcccgaagttcgaatatgagatcgagcgatatttagccgacacaatctaaataagaatttaagatctcatcgatagtaatgcaacgacggaaagacagaccaaaacggacgtcagacaaaggagttatgagtttataacgaagttttcctgtcccgacctactaaaaataatataataaaaataaagtcaaaattagccaacggagtgtaaatgaaagttgtagatcttttttacctacgcgtcgatataaagaacgtcgaaaacagagttcgtatgtgaaagttatgaatttctgaagttcggggcgcgaaccccaaagctgtgtcagtggccacgacgtggaaacagtgcccacgacgtggcatgtaATCTGACGCATCCCGGAGTCTGCCAGacccaacttgcgatgacgcatgcagtgatgaccaagtccacgacgtggaaaatgagaaatttgccttataaatagaaatcaagggccagccgagttgggttgctcattctctcatctctcacccgtATTGCGATGACACCCTAACCCTTagtagacacatattgagggagtgaaacccgaattagtattgtctatgcaatgtaggcgatgatccttaggaaaagttcttaggaacaaacatataaggaaataagatgtaaggagatgggaggtaaacatgatataggagatgacccttaggataatatctcTAGGGAAGattaaacgaagataatggggatgggtaattgggttgattgtttgatgattaaatataataattatattattgtgggttgaaaaccctatacgctcaccaggctcccaagcctgacccactcagttttctttgcattacaggtaatggcacaagggtataa includes these proteins:
- the LOC111887032 gene encoding uncharacterized protein LOC111887032; this encodes MDLGCLDFGCIEKQTSVDSDINPNDSLPSSSKPPKSKKMDFGCLDLGCIEKEISQSSVDSEINSNRSCPSTSKPIKNKLKKDPNQPSPRPLNKLASQIKKPTRRKTSPLSWFPRKKVDSYLTRKLKLLQEVDGMNSTLDETLGDTNPHFSKVLREKIAVKEAAHKAIEARKAALVEASWCRILHAARIESKEAESLLAKAEETATKAFESAKEIGVIMYDIPDCSTKHYKIEKSSENGQHTVTTSFDTAFEVDKQVAAALKAAFVKLSSCASIGEAEFKELLKKISQNPDLDEKNQDLCEEPTSESSQKDDIELSKEKEKESLVDMMLERLKSLKEEELASLATIVATCGLNAALAEAQNGGGGGGGKASRKQHEEELPGLDKFLVNRLTKLEKEIQDAKNAKNGRTKVDDTQEEKTSTEGGLGGVLVKHYSKLEKEIQEAKKNNFDKNKKDLKKVEVEVVPELGSMLMKHTSKLVKEMEEAKRKCGSEYEYEPKVKRSERLKQEMKETPSLDEVLVKRVSRLEREVLEAKKEKENVNGNKERVKEKEDNGVESLEKILVKPKLRVERVKVVVGGLEESGEQMKNPLVAKREARERELEAAWGGMSFGNSIRPGLSRLQREKAAWIKKAEEEEKGEIEGPRVV